CCGTTTGTATCCTCCGAAATAGGCGGTGAAGGCGGCTCGCAAATATGTCTTCAAGCCGGCGCCACCCTGGGCAACGCATTGGTCCCTCAGCCGGATTGTCGTTGCTTCCATCCCCACAGATGCCATGAACGCACGCTTCTTACCGTCGCACTCAAGCAGGTCATATTCGTGTATTTGGCCGTCCCTGATGCGGATGGCAATGTCAGCCAGACTTCCTTTGTATTGTAAAGCGTGCCGCATGGCGTTGCCAGTGCCTAAAGGGAGATAGGCAATTGGTGTCTCAGCAGTATCGACATAATTGATGATGTCGGAAAAGGTCCCGTCCCCCCCGGCGGCGACCAGGACATCGCAACTGGTGGCAAGCTCGCGCGCGCATTGACCGAATTCGCCCACTGTCCTGATATCGAGCCCGTGTATTTGCGCATTTAAGATATGGGCGGCTTTGGCCAGGGCAGCGCGCTTTTGATCGATGGTCATCTTGCCCGAGACAGGGTTGGTGATAATCGCGTACCGCATCTCATCAGTTAGGTATAATGCCTGAGGATGGCCCCGCACAGTCCGGGAATAGTGTACTCCTGGGCTTCGATATTCACTTTGAACCCGAGTTCTTTTGCTGTATTGGCAGTAATGGGGCCAATGCAGGCGACCGTGACCCCATCGATTAGGCTTTCAAATCTTTCAGCGGGAAGCAGGGCCTTGAAGTTTCTGACCGTGGAAGAACTGGTAAAGGTCACAATGTCAATGGAGCGTTGCTCCAAGCGGCTGATCAGCAGGTCCAGATTATCCCCTGCTTGCTCAGTCTGGTAAGCAGCTATTTCGTCAACCGTGGCCCCCATCTTGCGGACTTCTGTCGGCAAAATAGGCCTGGCCTCTTTGGCACGGGGCAGCAGCACTCTTTTCCCATCCATAGGCTCGTTTTTGAAGGCTTCTATGATCGACTCTGCCCGGTAGGTTTCCGGAACAATGTCGCTATTGAGGCCAAAATCACGTAGCCGTTTGGCCGTAGCCGGGCCGATGGTTGCTGTGCGCACATTTCCGAGGGCTCGTACGTCCTTGCGTCTTTCAAAGAGCCTGTGAAAGAAGAAGTCAACGCCGTTTACACTAGTCAGAACAAGCCAGTTATACGTATCAAGGCGATCGATGACTGCATCCAGGGGCGCCCAGTCCTCCGGAGGCACGACCCGGATGGTGGGGCATTCCAGACACTCGGCCCCCAGGTCGGAAAGCTGCGCCACCAGTTCGCTTGCCTGTTCTCTGGTCCTCGTGACCACCACGGTTTTTCCAAAGAGGGGCCTTTTTTCAAACCAGTTCAGGGTTTGCCTGAGATTTACGACTTCGCCGACAACAATAGCTACGGGTGGCTTGAGTTCGGCTGCCTCGGCCTGTGCCACGATGGTTTCCAGTGTGCCAACCAGCGTGATTTGCCGGGGCGTGGTGCCCCATCTCACAAGGGCCACCGGAGTCTTTGGGTCTCGGCCGGCTGCGATCAGCTTTTCCGTAATACTAGGCAGGTTTTTGACACCCATCAAAATGACCAGTGTGCCCACGCCCGTGGCGAGCTTGGACCAATCCACCGTGGATTGCTGTTTTGTCGGGTCCTCATGACCGGTGACAATACCCACGCTGGCAGAGTATCCACGATGTGTCAAGGGTATGCCCGCATAGGCCGGAGCAGCGATGGCCGAGGTTATGCCAGGGATGACTTCAAAGAGAATGTTCGCCAGTGCCAGGGCTTCAGCCTCCTCACCGCCCCTGCCAAAAATAAAGGGGTGTCCTCCTTTAAGGCGAACAACGGTGCGGCCCTGTTTTGCCTTTTTCACGATGAGATTGTTCATCTCATGTTGAGGAAGGGTATGAATACCCTCCTGTTTGCCGACATAGATGATTTCCGCATCTTGCCTGCCATATTTCAACAGCTTGGCTGACGCCAGGTGGTCATAGATGATGATATCAGCCCGCTTGAG
This DNA window, taken from Deltaproteobacteria bacterium, encodes the following:
- a CDS encoding NAD(+)/NADH kinase produces the protein MRYAIITNPVSGKMTIDQKRAALAKAAHILNAQIHGLDIRTVGEFGQCARELATSCDVLVAAGGDGTFSDIINYVDTAETPIAYLPLGTGNAMRHALQYKGSLADIAIRIRDGQIHEYDLLECDGKKRAFMASVGMEATTIRLRDQCVAQGGAGLKTYLRAAFTAYFGGYKRAVATITLDDETFVAENLLSLMVVKQPFYGFGMNVVPGARFDDRKLHILWINSGLLKCVVGVATAFTVGNRIGEYRSGQKLSVSLKRPLALQVDGNYAWDADRFVFTLLPNAMKIKC
- the cobA gene encoding uroporphyrinogen-III C-methyltransferase, with amino-acid sequence MKEGKVYLVGAGPGDPDLITVKGRECLKRADIIIYDHLASAKLLKYGRQDAEIIYVGKQEGIHTLPQHEMNNLIVKKAKQGRTVVRLKGGHPFIFGRGGEEAEALALANILFEVIPGITSAIAAPAYAGIPLTHRGYSASVGIVTGHEDPTKQQSTVDWSKLATGVGTLVILMGVKNLPSITEKLIAAGRDPKTPVALVRWGTTPRQITLVGTLETIVAQAEAAELKPPVAIVVGEVVNLRQTLNWFEKRPLFGKTVVVTRTREQASELVAQLSDLGAECLECPTIRVVPPEDWAPLDAVIDRLDTYNWLVLTSVNGVDFFFHRLFERRKDVRALGNVRTATIGPATAKRLRDFGLNSDIVPETYRAESIIEAFKNEPMDGKRVLLPRAKEARPILPTEVRKMGATVDEIAAYQTEQAGDNLDLLISRLEQRSIDIVTFTSSSTVRNFKALLPAERFESLIDGVTVACIGPITANTAKELGFKVNIEAQEYTIPGLCGAILRHYT